The sequence below is a genomic window from Aerosakkonema funiforme FACHB-1375.
AAACCGAACTTATGAGTAAAAATAACCAACTTACCAAGGCGAGTATGTTTTGTAAAGATGCTATTGTAAATACAGCAATCGACCAAATCAATAAACTAATTATAAATCCAGTTTGCCAAGAAAATATTTGAGGTGGTTTGATTAGCTTTACAAAAATACTTACCCATTTACTTATTTCTTTCATTTTGCTCAAAAACGATAACTAGAGGATTTGGATAAAAAAACAAAGAAAAAGTATAAGGCTTTGGCTGCAAGCATTGGCTAAGAAGAGACTATTAGGTTCAATGACTTTAAGGTTGGTAATATCTGATTCAAAATCTGTTTTGTTTGAGAGGTTACTCCTCAGTATTTTATTTAGTTCTATTAATAAATTAAAACAAATAAACTCAATTAAGAAAGTTAATAAAAACACTAAAAAAGCCAAAAATGTGCTATTAAAGTAAATGCTGCTAGAGAGAAAAAATGATGGTGTGAAAAAATTACCAAACAAGATAAAATTGATTAATTGTTTTTGTAATAATTGAGGTAGCAATGGTTCCAAAAAAAAGAAAATCAGCCAGCCGAATATAGTGGACAATAAATTAACAGATGTTGCATAATCTATGCTAACTCTACGGGATAAACCGAGCCTTTTCTGCAAAACGAATGATTCTACAGCGATCGCGATCGACAAAAACAGAACTTGGAACATAATCGCCCGCAAAGGCAAAACAACTGCAAACATAGATGTGATAGAGATGGATTGCAGATTTTAGCCGAAATTTGCATCTAAAATCCCAAATTCGCGATTTTTTAAGCTTTATTCCCCATGCAGTATTCGGTTGTGTTGAATAAAGACTAATGACTGTGACACCATTAGCTATATATTAGTTAACTCCGACAATCTCGACTACTAAAGTATGACTAGAACAGGAATTGGTATTCGCACGGCTCAGATACGTCCGGAACGCATTCTGGGTCAAATACACGTATATGATGGCGCGGGTAAAGGAAAATCTAGAGCAGCGCTGGGAGTGGTTTTGCGCTCGATTGGATTGGGTATCAATGCAAAAGTTTACAATAGAGTGTTGCTGCTGCGTTTTCTCAAAGGGCCGGGACGTACTTACGATGAAGATGGCGCGATCGCAGCTTTACAGCAAGGATTTCCCCATTTAATCGATCAGGTGAGGACGGGGAGATCCGAATTTTTCGGGCCAGAGGAAATCACCCGGTTCGATCGAATCGAAGCGCAACGCGGTTGGGACGTGGCCAAAGGGGCGATCGCATCCGGTTTATATTCCGTGATTGTCTTAGACGAACTTAACCCAGTTTTGGACTTGGGTTTGCTCTCCGTCGATGAAGTTATCCACACCCTCAAACACAAACCGGAACACTTAGAAGTAATTGCTACAGGGAGAGCCGCACCGCCAGCGCTGCTGGATATCGCCGATTTGCATTCAGAAATGAAGCCTCACTACCATCCGATGTCTTTGGAACAAGGTATTGAAGGTATAGAAATTTATACTGGTGCCGGTAAAGGCAAATCTACCAGCGCCTTGGGGAAAGCTTTGCAGGCGATCGGCAGAGGTATCAGTCAGGACAAATCTCACCGCGTCCTGATTTTACAATGGCTCAAAGGTGGCGCTGGCTATACAGAAGATGCGGCGATCGCCGCTTTGCAGCAAAGCTATCCAAACTTAGTAGACCATCAACGCTGCGGGGGAGATGCGATCGTCTGGCGGGGACAGCAGCGAGAGATAGACTACGTAGAAGCAGAGCGAGGGTGGGAAATCGCCAGAGCTGCGATCGCTTCCGGTCTGTATAAAACGATCATCCTCGACGAACTCAACCCCACTGTTGACTTAGAGCTGCTACCTCAAGAACCGATCGTGCAAGCGCTGCTACGCAAACCACGCG
It includes:
- the fraC gene encoding filament integrity protein FraC; its protein translation is MFAVVLPLRAIMFQVLFLSIAIAVESFVLQKRLGLSRRVSIDYATSVNLLSTIFGWLIFFFLEPLLPQLLQKQLINFILFGNFFTPSFFLSSSIYFNSTFLAFLVFLLTFLIEFICFNLLIELNKILRSNLSNKTDFESDITNLKVIEPNSLFLANACSQSLILFLCFFIQIL
- a CDS encoding cob(I)yrinic acid a,c-diamide adenosyltransferase, with the protein product MTRTGIGIRTAQIRPERILGQIHVYDGAGKGKSRAALGVVLRSIGLGINAKVYNRVLLLRFLKGPGRTYDEDGAIAALQQGFPHLIDQVRTGRSEFFGPEEITRFDRIEAQRGWDVAKGAIASGLYSVIVLDELNPVLDLGLLSVDEVIHTLKHKPEHLEVIATGRAAPPALLDIADLHSEMKPHYHPMSLEQGIEGIEIYTGAGKGKSTSALGKALQAIGRGISQDKSHRVLILQWLKGGAGYTEDAAIAALQQSYPNLVDHQRCGGDAIVWRGQQREIDYVEAERGWEIARAAIASGLYKTIILDELNPTVDLELLPQEPIVQALLRKPRDTEIIITGRCLNTPAYFDLASVHSEMICHKHYADRGVELKRGVDF